The DNA window cacgggtgGATGTTcatccgtgtgctaaaaactgtttcccgcAGGACCATATTCAATCACTGAAGGGTTGGGCAGTTATGGTCCATGTTGGAGAGACTGATGAAACTGTAGCTCACTCACACTCCTTTCTTGGAGTCAAGTGCTTGCTTGGTTTATTATGGTCGCAGGAGTTTGCAGTGCATGTGCATGAGACTGCAATGCAGAACAACCATTTATGTCTGTTCAATAGTATTTCTcaacctgtttttttttgtcatgtatCCTTGGGTGCACCAGTACTGCAGATGACATGAAATTGCAAGAATTGGTGGACAAGCCTTCTGTAGCTCATGAAATAGATTTCATCTGAAAATCAAGTTCACATGTCATTGGATAATTGCAAGTGATGAGGGTGGATGGTGACGAGCTTACTGAAAATCAAGGCCTTGTAGGATTATTTTTCCTGGCTGTAGACTTTTAATAGTAGCAAGTAGTGATTGTGATGAAGGCAATATTCAATAAAACCCTACAAGTTTACTTGAACACTTTGGAAACACTGCGCATTTCACCTACCCTTTGTCAGTAGCATGTGCCGGACATGCTACAGTGCATGCTACTGCCATGTTTGCTTTCAGTTGCAGGGGTAGTAATCTCTGTCCAGTACTGAGGAGAATGAATGTCAAGCGTGTTGttcaaagatatatatatcgcCTTTTCGCTACAAAGCtggaaataatttatagagcATTATAGCTCTCAAATTGTCAAATCCGAAAATGCAGGATTGAGCCAGTGACAGTGCTCCCTGATGGGAGATTGGGCATGTGCCACTCCTGGTGATGTTCATCAGCTGACTGTGCACATCAGAGTATTGTAATCTGCCATGGGACCAGATTCTATCAGCTCTGTTACATATGTCATCTCCATATACTGGTCATCTGCTATCTATTTTTTGCATACCAATCGTCCACTGATCTACAAAATTAGAGGTTGGTAACTGAAGATACTCTGGGCAATAGGGCAAGATCATCATAAACTCAGAAAAGCACAGACCATCCGGATGACAATATTCTCACACCCGCTGAGAACTTTTGGAGTAAATCGTCTTCTATGTGAGGAATAATACTTTCATATTTGGTTCATGTTGTGACTTCAGATCACAAGCCAGAAAAAGGGATAAGTGGCGGAAAGGTTTTACCCCCACTTGTCATAGACTCATAGTGAATTCAGGTATTGTGATAATCTAATCAATCTGACCATTACAGTGGGTTTTGCCTGGCTTTTATAGTCCTACCAAGTTACAtaattttcctccaaaacttcaAGGTAGAAAGGGTAAAATGGTAAGGACTGAGCTCCCTAGACCACAAGCATCAGTTGTCATGTGTACTTGATGGCTAGTTCCTCACCATAATCATGAGGAATATTTCCTTGGAAGGGCATAATGGTTAGGATTCCACTCCTAGCCGTTGGCTAAATGCTCCCTCGTGGCTACTCGACATATGATCATTTAGCCCATCATGTGACCGAAATAACCATTAGAGTTTCATTTATCGTGGAGAAGGCCGAAACCGCTGTATCGTGATGCCGATAATCGCGATAATCAcacaaaaatcatatgaatttgaatttgaaatttttgaacaaaattgCCATGGTTTGGAAGGGAATATCATGCAGTAGGGCACGATAATCACGCGGTTTGTAGCCATTATCATTGCAGTTCTGGTGACAATGATAATCGCAACATTCGAGATGATAATCACAACGGTTTTTGTGATATCAATAATCACGGTTTTATATGGAAACCACATGATATGTCACGATTATCATAATATATCtccatgattttttggattttcatccattttttttattttttttaaattctgacTATATTTACCAAATCAAACAGTGGTTTGTCGTTATTGTGCCCTGGCGATATCACTGAGTATCATGACAATCGTGGCGCTTCTCGCGAAGTCGCGATATTGCAAACCCTGAATACCATTTCCCCCTACACTCAATAGAGACAAGCATCATGCTACAATCTACTAGTTGCTTATATAATTCCAACTTGACAGGGGACGTAGATACGGTGACATTGCCCCATGACATTCTCAATGATATTGAGTCACTGACGTGTGAGACCCATATATGCCTGGACCTACGTGGGTCCCATACGTCAGTGACTCAATGTCACTGAGAATGTCACAGGGCAATGTCACCGAATCCGTGTCCCCTAATAGGATGTGAGGTGGTATGTCGTACTGCAATAGTTCACTAGGGACATATTCGTGcattgcaacaacaacaagatCTATGAGAAAACGGGCTAATGGTTTTATGGGTTTAGTTTTTCTCGTGAATAAATTTCCAtgagttctttttttattcagCTTTTCTCATGGTTGGTTTTTATACATGGTTTTTTTGGTTGGTGTGGGTGAGACTATTTGATTCTTTAGACATACTATAAAACTGTTCGATTTTCTATGgggttggttttttttcctccagtGACATATGTGTCCGGGGCTATAGTTGGCCATAAGGCCCGAGGCCCAACGGCCCGGCCCAAGCACGACACGACCCAGCCGGTGTCGGGCTTGGACCAGTCCGACCCGACGGTTAGGCCATGCCTGGGCCGCACCCTCGGCATGGTGGGTTGGCTCGGCACAGCccgatttaaaaaataatatgagaccttaaatagatttaatttattcatataaggCCTAGCCCAAAAAGAGAGGTatgaaaaatagacttattctaGCCATATATAACACAGCCCAAAGAAGAGGGAGCGGAATATAGAGTCATTTTTTGAAGAAGCACGATGGACCATAGTGCCTTCGGGCAGGCTCGGCATAGTCCGAGTGGTATTGGGCCATACCTGGACTGTCTGTGTCCGTGGGTCAGTACGGCATGACTCGGCATGTTGATCGGACCACCGAGACGAGCCGCCCAGTTTGGCCATCTATATGTGGGGCAGCTTCGTACCATTTATAACAGTGCAGGAAAAATCAAGTAGCTATATTTCCTTTGAAAGGCTCAATTGGTGGTGGCACTGAATTTGCCACCAAAGCACTCACATGTAGACTTGTTCATGAGAAAGCCCATAGAGCCTGATCCGGCCCAAAGTAAAACTGAGCCCGACCTGGCCCAATGGTATACCGAGTCAGACTTGGGCCTAAACTTTGAAGCCCAACAAACCTGACAAAACTATCTAACCCAAAAGAGCCCGATGTTCGGCTAAGCTCGGGCCTAAGCCTGGCCTGGCATTTGGGCTAGCATATTCGAGGAGTATTTTACAAATCGCCCCCTTCTTAATTTGGAACaacaatcaaatctaaatgtaaccaaaaatcaaattaaggtgaATATCCCCCATAAGAAGATAGTTAACacgtttcataaaaaataattttatttattttagttaacATGTTTTCTATCATTGGTACCAACGTACATGCGTTCAGCTACTCATGAACAAATAGTTTCCAGTATGTCCATATCTCTCATCTCAATAGCTACCATGGTGCAGCTAAACCACCCATATGGCGAACAGCTGATGAAAAATCAGCAGTTCTGACTTCTGACCCAGAGTTCAGAGCACAGGCAAGCAAATGATCAAAGTAGGCAACGTAGGGTACATTGCAAGAAGGCAATGTCATATCGTGTATCTAGccaattcaaaaaattaaacttttcaACATCATATTATCATAGGTGCATCTTAAAATCTCAAGGTTAAGCATGGAACAACATATTGCAAAGCATATGGCAGAAATCCACGGCATGCAGTTACATGCTTCCGCCGCTTCAGCAACGGAGTGAAAGCTTAGGGTATCAAGGCGTGAGCTTCACTTCCAAAGCTTGCGTAGCGACATGTTCTTCTCCGTGTCTTTCTTCATCACCTTCGCCACCGCCATCTCGAAGTCCTCTTGTGTTACATGCACCCTTCTCTCACGGAGGGCAAACATACCAGCTTCTGTGCAGACCGCCTGCAGAAGATGGAGACAGAGTGAATAAATTCACATGAGCACAAGATGTTGTAGGAGCCATAATACAATGTTCTATATGATTGTGTATAGACCTGACTGAAACTTTGCTGTCAAAAACATGATAATTACAAGCCTCAAGCAAAGTTTTGCATATACAATTATTTTACGAGAAATTAAATGGAAGCTCTAGTTGATATACCAGAGAAGCTCTAGTTGTAGTTAAAACATTTTGATGACATGACACTGTCTCTACGGGTAGTGTTAGATAAGCAAATTAATTCAAACTTCAGTGTTGCCCCTACAGCACATTACAACAGTAGCTCAATTAAATCCATATAGTTCATGAACCTTGCTAACAAGTAACAATTGGACATCTTAAAGTAAACTTGAGCTACAAGAGGAAaaaatgtaacaaaaaaacatgcaGAAAATGCACTCAGGGGTTGCAGAAATGTCGTCAGGAGCCTTTTATGCAAGcaaaaaatttgatttctCAATATATTCATCGTATGCATGTATGATGCAACATCCAGTTTTATAACAGAATGGCGAATgcctaaatataatttatctgCATGGTAAACACATAAGCAGTAAGAGATATCATATAAACTATGTGTGACCGTACAGTGTTTATCACAGACGAAAGTAGGGAGACTAAACAAACCTTAAGCTCTGCTCCTGAAGCCCCATTCATCTTTTCTGCGATCTTTTTCAGATCAATACCACGCATCAAGTTCATTTTTCTTGAATGAATCTTCAAGATATCGAAACGCGACTGAACACAAAAGATAAAGCACATCATCAGCCCAAGCAATCATTCAAAACCAACACAAACAATAAATGGTAAATTCAGCACGTACGTCCTCATTAGGATTAGGAAATTCAATTTTCCTGTCTATGCGACCAGGCCTCAGAAGGGCCTGATCCAAGATGTCTATCCTATTTGTTGCCATCAGAACCTGCATGGAACATTGAATGTGTCAGAATAACCTCATTCACAGTTTTCAATCAGGCAATAGAACATATGTAAAGCATacctttattttgtttgatgctTCAAAACCATCAAGTTGGTTAAGAAGCTCAAGCATGGTTCGCTGGACTTCACTGTCACCGTTGCCAGTTCCAGACTCCATCCTAGCAGATCCAATGGAGTCTATTTCATCCATGAAAATAATGGATGGTGCGTGTTCCCTGTAATATGTAAACCAAACAATTAAGCCTAAACTGACAACAGAGTGCATATGTGGAACATGATTTTAGGTTTCAAGTAAAGAATGCTTCCATTATTACAATAGAACTCAGAATATCTTTTGCTCAGCCTACCTGGCCATAACAAAGAGTTCACGAACCATTCGAGAACCCTCACCAATGTACTTCTGAACTAACTCAGAACCAGACACCCTGATGAAGGTGCAGTCAGTGTGATGAGCAACTGCACGTGCCAGCAATGTTTTTCCTGTGCCTGGAGGGCCATAGAGGAGAACACCCTGAAAAAAGAGAGTGAATATTTTctgctaataaataaataggatTGATTAATATGGTCTTGTTAAGGAGTTTCAAACCTTTGGTTGGGCAATTCCAAGACTCTCAAATAACTCTGGATGTTTGATGGGAAGCTCAATGACCTAAAAGTTGAGTTGGTGAGTCAGAATGTGTAACATGTGAACCATCAATAGTACATTGAAATACACAAACCTCTTTGATCTCTTTAATTTGCTGATCAAGACCTCCAATCATATCATAAGTAGAATCAGGAACCTTCTCAACCTTCATAAGATTAACCAACGGATCAACTTTGCTTGGGAGGATTAAATGGAGCATATAGCTATCATTTCGAAGAGCAACTCTTGTTGAAGGTGTGATCTTTGTAATATCAATGCTTTTGTCAATATCCACCACATATTTGCCTTCTGGATGTACCTGAATAATTATAATTGAGAGGTTAATAATACGGATAACCAGAAATTTAGAatgtcaattaaaaatatctgGCTAACAAAACCAATGAtaatgtgaaaaaaatcatgagcAGGTCAACATAGTCACACCAATCTACTACCTACGTTCCAAaacatttctaggttgtttagcatagactaaggagatgttcaaagattcccTTTTGGTTACTTCAATGGTAAATctatgaattttgaattgattagattcccCTTCTAAGCATCTGATTGGCTCTGGAATCATTGGAATGATTAAAATCATGGGAATCAGTACAGAAGTACTTATattgtggtacaaaatttgaatcctagaaatgcttatattttggaatggaatgAGTATTAAAAAACGATGCCAAATGAGAAACCAGAAATTTTCAATTTCCACATACAGTCTCAGCCTTATGTATTCACATTTCACAATGATGAGATACTGGAGATTCAGAAACTCTTCTGAGCTTGCCAGAGTAATAGCATGAGTTTCATGCATGGAGTTCCATGAGTTCTGAATTATCCTTTTGTAAAATTGCATAGTTATCTATAAGAGGAGAAATAGTGCTCATTTCTTGGTTATTAAGTTTTACAGGTTGAAAGGATTCATAAAAAGATAGTTAAGCAGAGTTGACAATGTAATTATGTATGTTAATTGAGAAGATTGTTATCGTCACTGCAGATTTTACAACAGAGTACATGATAGACAACCACGATAGATAGGATCAAATGGTGGATTCAATACTTCAACCAATCCCAGCTAAGTAACAAGTCCATGGACAAGTAATAACAATGGCACAGCTAAAATACTGacggtagaaaaaaaatgtatacagGAATAATGTGAATTTACCTTCACTAGAACCTTTGATTTTCCCATGACTTTCACCACCTCACCAACATATGAGCCAGGTTCTTGAAGTAACTGCAGCTCTTCCCTGAGCATTCTAACTGAAAATCAAATTGCAGtaattttttagaagaaaatagcaaaacaaaggaaagaaagaggaacatatatatgtgcaaagTAAATCAACTCCACAAGTTGAGGATAGAAGATTTATAGAGATTCCTAATACAGCTAGCATGCTACAGGACTACAGTTCTATGTTGCTTGGTCACTGCAAAAGTTAATAGTACAGGAAGCTTGCTGAATCAATTTTGCATTTTCAATGTTTGGATAGAGGGAGTTCAAATTTGGATTCTCAATATGAAATTATGCATTAGAAAGTTTTAGTAAAACAAATTCTCATCTGAAAGGTGACTCTAAAAAATTTCGCAAAAATAAAGAACAGTTTGCAGCCAACTAGAAGAATAAAAAGCTTGAGAGGTAGAACCGCAGTTTATTAACTCCTCACAACTCAACAACAGTATACAAGATATACCACTTGGCATCAGTGCAATCAAGAAACTGAGAAATATTCAGATTTCCTTTGATATTTGGTATCCAAGTGCGGCTAAACAATAAccattgcatatttgcatgaaTATAACTTTGAACTCAAATTGAGTACTGCACCACTTAGTCTGCCGTTTAAACATCTAAAAGTTCATAACTAAAGCAGATAATGGCTATATCTAGTGCAAATCAACAGTAATCCTGCAAAATAGAAGATAACTCAGGAAATGAAACCATTGAAATTTGATGGAAATTTTCAAGATAGC is part of the Oryza brachyantha chromosome 2, ObraRS2, whole genome shotgun sequence genome and encodes:
- the LOC102714068 gene encoding 26S proteasome regulatory subunit 8 homolog A; the encoded protein is MATVAMDISKPPPQAGDEAAAAAAKGRGGGEGLRQYYLQHIHDLQLQIRQKTHNLNRLEAQRNDLNSRVRMLREELQLLQEPGSYVGEVVKVMGKSKVLVKVHPEGKYVVDIDKSIDITKITPSTRVALRNDSYMLHLILPSKVDPLVNLMKVEKVPDSTYDMIGGLDQQIKEIKEVIELPIKHPELFESLGIAQPKGVLLYGPPGTGKTLLARAVAHHTDCTFIRVSGSELVQKYIGEGSRMVRELFVMAREHAPSIIFMDEIDSIGSARMESGTGNGDSEVQRTMLELLNQLDGFEASNKIKVLMATNRIDILDQALLRPGRIDRKIEFPNPNEDSRFDILKIHSRKMNLMRGIDLKKIAEKMNGASGAELKAVCTEAGMFALRERRVHVTQEDFEMAVAKVMKKDTEKNMSLRKLWK